In Camelus ferus isolate YT-003-E chromosome 21, BCGSAC_Cfer_1.0, whole genome shotgun sequence, the DNA window TCGCCTGACCATCCCGGCCTTCCCTCTGTTGGGCCGCCCTTACTCTTAAGTGATGTGTCCTCTTGGGGCTCTGGGAGGACGGAGACTGCCCAGCTCCAACCCTCCTGAGCTAGCTTCTCCCAGGCCTAACTGAGGAAGTCCTTGAAATGTAACCTCAATCCACTCCACTGCTGATTGATTGGGTCTTTCCacctgcagacacacacacacacacacacacacacacacacacacacacacacacacacacacaccttactTTCTCACAGCTTCAGTGGGACTGAGGAGGGTCTTTCCAcccgcagacacacacacacacacaccccttactTTCTCACAGCTTCAGTGGGACTGAGGAGGGTCTGTCCCCCGTCCCTCTTCCCACCCAGTATCCCACTTAGCTTCTGACCTCCATGGCAGCAGTTGGAGTCACCATCTCAGTTCTCAGTTCTCCTTTAAAGCTGCCCGTGCTTTACATGTTTGCAGAGTGCATTATTGTCTCATAGAAGTTAGATTCCAAGAAGGATTTCCCACCCACTGGGGTAGAGTGGAGACATTGTCCTTGAAGGCCTGGGAGAACAGCCCCCAAGGGTacaaaggcagggggaggggacttTGGGTGACCGTGACCCTAACCCTCTATTCCTCCATCTGTTAAGTGTTCAGGTTGGGGTCTTCCACTGTGTCCTGGCCCCTGGGCACCTCACTCTCCTCATAGAAAACAGGGGAGTCTGGCTTTTGCTTGTGAGAaatcaactcatttttttttaagcacttgcCTTCTACCAACCCCAGCTTGCAATCAGGTCAGGCCCCTTCCTCCTAGCCAAGGGAGTGTGGAGGCCCCTGGGCTCCTGTTGGCCAGAAGAGCCTGCTCCATTTGACACCAATGACTGTcatgcccctccctggccctAGAACCCAAACACATCTCCCTCTCCCCAATTTACTCTTCTCACCCCACCTAGGGACAGGTTTCCCCCTGCTCTTTTTGTCCTAGAAACCCCGCTAGTTTGGGGAGGTAGCGTCTGGGTTGGGGAGGGCTTCCCCTTACCCACTCGAGGGTGCGGGTGGGGtcgggtgggtggggggagacagccctggggcaggggggaTGGTCTCTCCACTGTAGAAAGTAGAGTAGGATTGTGGTCAGACTTAATTTGAGGCATCTAGTGAAGACACGTACAAATCCACCAAGGAGAaacatttcaaaagcaaaataaaggcgGGAAACAAAATGAACCCATGAATAATCAAGTCAAAGTGATGTTGCACAAAATGCAGAGAAACCAAGAAGGGGGAGGGTTAATGTATTAAATGTGCTATTAagaacttaattttattaaaagtattattACTTAAggctctggcttctttctctgcaTGTGAGTCTGAACACCTTGGGGTGAGTGGGGTTTTCTGTGGTGTAATTCTGGGTAACCCTGCTCACCTTGCGGGAAGTGGATGGCTCCTGTCTGCTCTCCACAGCTCCCTACTCCAAGTCTCCAAGTGCTCAGTCCTCTTTTCTCCCCATTTACTACCTTCCATTCCTCGGGTGTGCAGTCAGACCCCCTTCCACCCTGTCCTACAGAACAAGGCAAGGCAGGGTGACCTGGACCCTGCCTGGATAACCAGCTCCTGGGCTCTatggagaaggggaagagagctGAGAGACAGACCCTCCCCACTCATCCCCACCAGGTTCAACCCATCCCTACACACCACACCCCCTCTTCTTCAGGGTCAGGCAGAGGGATGGAAGACTTGGACCTTCCACCTCCCAGGCTTAaaacccccttccccagcacatACAGACAGGGCTGGCCCTGACTTCCCCTTCTCTGTAAcatctccccctgcctcctcccctcacccctggcaTTGGAGTGACCTCAGTTCTTGGCACCGGGGCCCTGGGCACCAGATGGTGCCCGCCGATGATTTCCTTTGTCTCGCCTTCCAGATACCCCCTCTCCACcatgctgccctccctcccccacctgccctgggggttggcagagggaagggcaggcacctcccacccccttggcactGTCCCCAGACCACAGGACTCCAGAGGCAGCTGGCCCTGAGGGGGGCAGTAGGTctggtggggaggatggagggagggggagggggaacagGGACTCAGAGGACAGGCCAGAGATGAAGAGGAGGCACCGGGAAGCAGCAGGATAGCCAGGCATTGATACAAAACACAGCTTTATTTGAGGGCTCTAGTCTGTGAGGAGGTAAACAGATAATAAGAGATATGTGGGTCGGGGGCATGAAGACCCTAGAGCTCTGCGGGGCTGTGAACAGCGAACCAGCCACTCTGACATCTGGAACCACAGGGCAGGGAAAGCttctggagctgggggtggcTGAGGTGGGGGGCGCGCCAGAAAGCTAGTGGGGACAGGGTCAGCGCTAGCTAAGGTTAGAGGCTGATGCAACAGGCCCTCTTCTCACCAgggcccagctcctgcccagcctgggcACTGCCCAGAGTGACGGCACTGGTCCGGCTGCTGTTCTGGCTCTGCTTGGACACCTTTGCGAAGATCTCTGAGATGGCAGAGGGCAGTGATCGGGTCAGAGGAAGATTTAGAGCCCACCCTCCCCATACTCACACTGCAGCCCCTTTCCACCCCTTTCCGATCATGGGGGGTTTTGCTGGAAGGAAGAGGAGTTTGGGTACCTGGTTCCCTGTTACTTACCTAGGTGGAGAAAAACTAAGACTCAGCTCCCTGGGAAGTGTGGCCTTCTGGTTCCTTCCCTAAGCCCCACGCTGAGGGGGTGGGGCACACACTAGGGAGGCTCTGAGGAGCCTGGGGCCCACGGAGGGGCTGAGGAATCAGCTAGAGTGGGCGAGGGCTGGGTGTCTGCATTCCTACCACTGCCCACAGAAGTCTCAGGGGTGGACTAGGGGCGCTGAATGGAGGCAGGGGCTCTGACCTTTGAGGACGGTCTCAAATGCCAGCTCAACATTGGTGGAATCCAGGGCTGAGGTCTCCAGGAATAGCAGCCCATTGTTTTCTGACAGGAAAGGAAGCACGCCATCAGTTGTGGGGGCacaggcaataataataatatttacttcaTGTTTACGATGTGCATTTGCTATGTGCTAAACCCTTGGCATGtgtagctcatttaatccttaaaacaacctGTGAGGTAGGTTTGAATACTATCACTTTcttatagaagaggaaattgaagcctagaaagagagaatgaattaAGAACTTGCTTGGTGTCCCACATCTAGTCACTGGCTGAGAGATGTGAGGCTGGGCTCTGGGAACCACTATATCCTACTGCTTCTAAACCCCAGAAGACTCTTGGGGAAAGTGTGACTAGAGATGGTCAAGGGGAGTTCACCTGCTACACTTAGGATCTCTGAGCATTGCAAGGTGGGCTGTCTTAAAACCAACTATGAACAATTGCCCAGAAAGACAACCTCAGGGCAGATGGTGGGACAAAATGAGGGACACAGGGTCACAGAGGGGAAGGGCTAAGAGACTCTGAGTGGAAGGTATGGAGGGAGGAGACCCTTTGGAGGAAGTCCAAGCCGGGGCCCTAGGAGGAGAGCAgtgcccagcagggcctggggaggcgGGAGCTCGGATTGCATTGGTGGGGTTGGAGGCGTCAGACTGGGTTGTGGTGGGCTCTCACCAGCGAACATGCGGGCCTCATCAGTGGGCACCTCCCGGGCCTGGCTGAGGTCACTCTTGTTACCCACGAGCATGACAACGATAGTGGCCTCGGCGTGGTCGTAGAGCTCCTTCAGCCAGCGCTCTACCACGGCGTAGGTCTGGTGCTTGGTTAGGTCAAACACCAGTAGGGCCCCCACCGCACCACGATAGTACCTGGGTTGGGGTAGAAGGGTGAACAGAGGCAAGGTCAGGGCCATCCGGCCCAACCTCAGAGCAGAGTCCTCTAGCCAAAAGCCAGAGATGAGTACCAGAGATGGGGAAATATGAAAACTGGGGTCCAGAGACCCAGAGCACAAAGGGCAGTCCAAAGTCCCATGTCCAGTGCTGAGCGCCCTCCTGGGATACTGGTCTTGGAGCCTCCGAAGACTCACCTCCCTTCTCCAAAATCACTGGCTCGCTCCTCCTGCCTAGCCTCTCTGCTTCCTTATGTCTTGTTCTGATCTTAGCCCCTGCTATCCACCAGTGCGTACCTGGGCTCTGGTCAAGTCGGCCACCTGGATGCCATGCCTCCAAGACCTTCCTCACACAGCTCCTTGACCCACAGTGCCTACTTCTTTCTCGTGGCCATCTTTCTAGGACCAGCTAAATGCCTCCCAGAGCAGCAGTTTCTGACTTGATCATCTGAGGCATCCTAGCAAGCCTCCAGCCTCACTCTTGGAGTTAGATGGAGCTTCTTCAGACTGGTGGTATCtaattgttcccattttattgtTGAGCCAACTGAGGCTCATAAGAGTCAGGTGACCAGTCCAAGAGTGACGAGTATGTATAAACAAAGCACCTGACTCCTGCTTCCTGTCCCCTGGCAGGTGCTGttgcccaccacacacacacagaccacatTTGGCCTGACACTGACTGGGAGACACTCTGTGTCTGGTGTCAGGAGGctgcttcctctgtgtcctctgagTCTGTAAAATGCAGCTGAAGGCATGGTCCAGCCCTTCACCCTGTGGTTAGACAGTTAAGGTTGCCAAGTGCAAAGCACTGTGCACAAGTGAGGGAGATCTCTCGATCCCAGAACCTgcccccatcccagctccaccctgaTTTCACCTGCTTGAATCTCAAACTTCTTGTATTTAAAGAGGGATTACTGTAGCCCCTTATTCTTGTGGTACTTTAAGGATTACACAAAATGCCCAATGCAAGGTGCCTTGTACCTTCCTGGGCACATAGCAAAGACATGAGTAAGTGGTGGCAATGACTCATTTTTAGTTCCAGCAGTCGATATCTCTACATCCTGTCTCAGGTTGTTTTGTAGTGATGGTACTTGTGTCTCCTCACCTGGGCCATGGCGTCCCGCAATCCTGTTCAAGGAGCACACCCCTGAGTGTCCtcgcctcttcctcctcctccccaccctcctctcctccagagcTATGCCCTGACTTTCCCAGCACCCTCGAACCCCAGcagtcccccagccctgggctcacgCCGAGGTGATGGCTCGGTACCGCTCCAAGCCAGCCGTGTCCCAGATCTGAGCCTTGACAGCGGCGGTGCCCAGCATGACAGTGCGGGTGGAGAACTCAACCCCGATGGTGGTGCGGCTGTCGTGGCTGAATTCATTGCGAGTGAATCGGGATAGCAGATTGGTCTTCCCCACGCCAGACTCACCGATCAGCACCACTGAAGGAGTGGAAAGATAAAGGCTGAGCTTGGAGCAGAGCAGCTCCAAGCCAGGCGGAGCTTGGAGGTTCTGCCTATCAGAAAGGGGGAGCTGAGCTCAGAAAACTGAGGAAGGAGCCAGGTCTCCTGGCAGAGACTAGAGTCTGTCTGCAACTCTACATGATGCTTCCATCCCGGGGCAGAAAGGATGAGATTCTGAAATGGGTGAAGGACTTTAAGGCTTCTGAGTCAGCCTGCATATCTGGTGATGGAGTCACGTCTGTGGGCTGCTTGTGGGTCTTGGTGTTCAGAGGTTGTGAGGTTAGCAGGGTGTGTACATGTGAATGACGAGGGTAGGGGGTCTTGGGGGAGGGTCACATCTCTGGGTCAGGGAGTATGAGAACGTTGTGCGTGTCTCTATGTATATGAGCTGGTAGGACAAGTAGGAGGTTTGTGCATGGGGAGCAGAGGTGTGACTAGAAGTGTGAGTGAGGAGAAAGTTTGGCAGGTGACACATCTGTGGGTGGGGGGAAGATGTGGAGGTGTGTGCAAGAAGTTAGGATCCACTTGTCCCCAGGAAGGGACAGCCTTGCATGGTTAAGACCATGGGACTGGGTGTGGGACCAGCTGTGTGTGTCCTTTAGCAAGTTATTTATCCTCTCAGACCTtctttttctcatgaaaaaatgggaagaacaaCAGCACCTGTCTTATGGGTTACTGCAAGAGGTAAAGGAGATATTGCCCAGGATACAGTGAGTGTGCAAAACTGTGACTGTCATTACTGTTGTTGGTAGGCCAGTGCTTTTACCTTCAGGTTTTTCAGGGACAAGGATTCACCGGAGGGGCTATGAAGACCCTTTGGGCTGGAGGGCAGCGTCCAGGGCCCAGTCTTACCCACCGTGggtgagctgggggcaggggttaaAATGTGGGGCTGACATAAGCACAACTCACAGTCCAACTGGCCCCAAGCTGAACATCCAGGATTAGAGGTGGCCACCCAGGGTGGCTCTGGAGAGGCAGGCTGGCACCCCAGGACTGGGAGCCACATGTTCTGGGCTCTGGTCCCCACTCAGCCTCTGCCTAGTTATGCAACTCTGAATAAGTGGCTCAccttttctgggtctcagtttccttgtttataaaatctACAAAGGCATCctaactttaaaaattccttatttgTATAAGGCAGGAAAGAGCTGGGAGCAATATGGGTGTGTGTACGTAagaggatgtgtgtatgtgtgtatgtgtgtgtgtatgtgtgtgtgttcctgccTCTCCCCTACTGGGAACTTCATCCCCATCTCATCCCTCCCAGTGGGTGGGCCCTGAGCACTCCCCTCAGGCCCCAAACGGGCTCAGGACAAGGGTTTTAGAGTCAGACAGATTTGGGTTTCAGTAATGACTTTATGATCTTTTGAAAGCTACTTGCTCTGTCTCTcatcctcatctatgaaatggagataCTAATGGTTAAAGTTTTTTGagtcctactatgtgccaggcatcatcTTAGGCTTTccacatattaactcatttgatcctcacaatgaTGCCATGAGGGAGGTACCATTACTAGTATCATCCCATTTTAACAGGGGAGTTAAGTGACTTGCACAAGATAACACAGCTAGTGTGGTAAACACAAGATGTGCTGCCCAGATGCACCTTTCAGGAAGGGAGTGCAGTCAGCACACAGCCTCCCGCCGTCAGCTCCTTCAGCATCTCCCTCTGATGCAGAGAGCAGCCTCACCTGTGGTCATAGCTTTCCTGGGTAGCCTGCGTCCAGTGCCCGAGCAAGGAGAGGGTAACCCAAAGCTCCCCACCCTTGGCCAAGGCTTTGCAATGTGACTTCTCCCGCTGCCCAATCCTTcatcctccctctttctttcactGCTGCTGACCCACAGTAAACATCTTCCATCTCAAACTTCTCAGTGTCTGCTTCTAGGGACCCCAACCTGCAataactagtaagtggcagggctgagatCTGAACTCAGACTGGCTCCTGACTCTCAGGCtttcaaaatgaaggataaaatttGGGGGGTTGTTATGGTGATTAATGAACTAGTGGCTGGCACATAGCCCGGGCTCAATAAACAGTAGTTACTGCAAGTAGTATTGCCCTATAGTACCCTTACCCTATCTCTGGTTCCTGGGAAAGATTCCGGGAATACAGGTTCCCTAAGCCCTGGTTGGCTGAGAGTCCCAGCTCAAGTGAGGCAGGGttgaggctgggaggggcagtgaggtGGGGTGGCTGGACAGGGAATCGGAGCGCTACCAGTccaccctgccctggaggaggtgtggaggtggggtggggtggggtggggttggggggtagggggtggggaacACTAGACTGGCCAAACACAGGGGCAACATAAAGGAGcaggaaagatacatgcacacttCCAGCCAAATTGTACCCAGTTCCTGGTATTTGGGCCCAAAGGGTCTGTCaagggacagacagacaaggcCATGGTCCTCCAGATTCTGTTAGACCCCGCTTCCAATTCATTACATCTTCCCTATGTCTTCATCCAGCCCTATGATGGGATAGATCTCTCCTATCTCTCCTTTCCTGTACAGCTGCCCAGAAAGATGGCTTTCTTCCCCTTCAGTCTGCTGGTTTCTCCTTCTTCTCAGGAGGGAGTCCTCTCTGAAGCCTGACCTCCATCTCTTGTGCTGCAGTGGCTGACTAGTCCTAGGGGTTTCGGCTGTCATTAGGAACGGGACGGAGGAGACTAATTCGGCATTATTAAGGAGAGATCAAACTACTTACAGCACCAGAGCATTCTGGCAGCTCCGAGACATTTGCTCCAGTAAACAGACCCTCCCCTACTCCCTGCAGCTTTCTTTCTTATCAGAAGGAATGATGAGCCCTGGGAGGGGGTCCTGCtgagtggtaaaaaaaaaacaggaggggGCCCTCTGGCTCTCTTggtctcctgggtctctctcagggtttcctttttctttatagacCCCAACTCACCCTTGAAGACAAAGTTATAATCTTCCTCGTTTCTGTTTCCCATCTTGGCTCCTCATGGAGGCCACAAGTGTCTTCGAGGGCAGAGGTGACAGGTCTATGCGTTGGCTCAATGCCCTCAGCCCTCGGTTCTCAAGAGACCTGGATCCACCCTTCCTCTCACTGAAGGTAGAGACTTCTGCAGCCGGAGGGATTGAGGGCCGATTTAAGGCTAGACAGGGCCTAGGGAGGCTCAGCCCTAGCAGGTGTCGGTGCCGTGAGGGAACAGAGAGGACGGAAGCTGTGAACAGGAAGCGAAACGACTGGAGACCTGAGGCCCGGGTGGGTGGAGAGACGATGACGTCAGACAGGTTAGACAGGTTGGGTGTCTGCTCTCAGCCTGCACTCCCACAAGCAGGTGAGCAGGCTCAACGGAGTGACAATGGGAGTAGCCGGAACTGGGACAGTCCCTTCAGAGAGCCAGCTGAGGACTGAATGCACATTGCTAGGCTCCTGGGACCTGTGGCCATGGGGGACCCAGCCACCAGTGAGAAATAGTCCCTCAGGGAGCAAGAAAAGTTCTTGGCCTCCTGCTTTCCTCAGAGCCTGGGTTGAGGGGTAACAGGGGCaccagaggcagggctggtgggggcaggggctgggatcACCCGGATGCAGTGCAGAGCTCTGGGAGTTGCATCTTGGATACAGCAACTTCGGCCCCTCCCTGACACCCCAGGGCCTGGGATGGGTAGTTTCTCACCCTGGGTGGAGCTGAACTTGCAACCTACCTGCTTCCCTGGGATGGGTCCCTTTTTATGTACAGCACTGGGAAAGGGGCTGGTAGCTCCCTGTCCAGCCTTGCTCTAAGGACACTGGATAGGGGGAGACCTGGGGCAGAAACAGCAGACAGGATGAGGGGTCTGAGTGTGGGGGCAGGGCTTCCAGTTTTCCTCTACTCCCTCCCCAGGACCCAAGGCTTCAGAGCAAAGCCATCCTGTCTGCAAAGGGCTTCCTGATCTGGAGTGTCTGTGTAAGCATGTGAATGcttggagaagaacaaagaggtAGCCCTTGTAGGCAGTTGCGGGCACCCTCCCAACCCCAAGAGTAGAAAAGtcacccccactccacccctcaGGTCAGGACTGAAGGGCATTAAATTCCCAGGgccctgttttctctttgtccaaCATGACCTCTCCCAACTCCTTGTTCCTCTGAGTTCACTCCCAAGGTTTTGCCAACCAG includes these proteins:
- the RAB25 gene encoding ras-related protein Rab-25 — encoded protein: MGNRNEEDYNFVFKVVLIGESGVGKTNLLSRFTRNEFSHDSRTTIGVEFSTRTVMLGTAAVKAQIWDTAGLERYRAITSAYYRGAVGALLVFDLTKHQTYAVVERWLKELYDHAEATIVVMLVGNKSDLSQAREVPTDEARMFAENNGLLFLETSALDSTNVELAFETVLKEIFAKVSKQSQNSSRTSAVTLGSAQAGQELGPGEKRACCISL